ACTGAGATGATGCTCCCATTTAGAGCGGTATAAGTGGCGCCACTTGGAGGATACGACGTCACTTTGATCCTTAACTCACTGACAATTAGCCCAGTCAAATGAGATAGACTTGGCATCATGCCCCTAGATCATCGGCACTATAACCGCTCCTtccaaattcacaaaattaccCCTAATCCATTTGCTTCAAACTCACACTACTCTCACAACCACAGGggttctttctttaattttatttttttaatatatataacttgCCATgtgtgtcaattttttattttcattttgaactttatttattttacccaaaaaaaaaaaaaacacagtaagttgaaatattcaaaaatttaataatcaaTAATATAGTAAATTGAATAGGAGACATCAAGCTTTACGTCACTTTTCAAACTAATCTAAACTAATCACGTTTCAAATTAATCGGATATCATTTTAAACCTGGGGTTATCACAGGGGTAACTTAGTCCAcccaaaatttaaaaccaaaagtCTCCCAATTGAACCtgtaaaagaagagaaaaatggggCCGAAGATAGTTTCAATGGGCCGCCAGCTGACTATAGCCCAAGAAAGAGTCTCAACCTCTTTGACCTCTTCTTCTTTAGTTTGTTTATgagtatttaaataaaattagagataaggattttgtttataaaaaaaaaaaaaaaaaaattatattttcaaaattcaaaaaaaaaaaaccaaattccGTTGCATTAAACCTCTCAATTTCTTTTCCTCCATAAAACCCCTCCGCTTTCATCGCATTCCTCTCATTCCTCTCATTCCTTAGCTTTTCTTCGCCTCTCGCTTTTCTCTCATACTCTGGTGCCCAACCTGGTTTTAGtttttgaagaaacaaacacagtTATGGAATCAACCCAGTTGGAAAATATCGAAATATCCGCCGATTCATTAAAAGCCAATGATCACGGAGAAGCTCGAGATGAAATCGAGATCGAGAAGAGAGAAATTCCActagtagaagaagaagaagaagaagacgacaCCGACGACATAACCGAAACGTCGTCGTCGGTGACAGACAAGTCATCAATAAACAACGACGACGTAGTAAAGATCCTCCAACCTCATTCACTGCTCCCAAAGCCAGAGGCGCCTCGAGGCCTTTCTAATCcagaaaacaacaacaacgacaacGAAAACGACATGTCGTTAATCCCCGGAGCATCATCAATCGGAAAGTTCATCAGAGAGAGAAGCAACGAGTTCTCCGTAGCAATCGTAAAACGACTGTCGTCGCTGAAGGAGAACAGCAACGACgacaaagacaaagacaaagacaaCGAAAACGACGTGACGCAGTTCGATCTGTCGGGACTAAAGGTTATCGTAAAACACAAAAACGACATGGAACTGAAAGGTCGAATCAGCTTCTTTTCTCGGTCGAATTGCAGAGACAGTACGGCGGTTCGCAGGTTCTTTCGGGAGAAGGGATTGAAATACGTAGAAATAAACATCGAGGTGTAtccggaaagagagaaagagctgGTGGAAAGGACAGGAACCTCGTCCGTACCACAGATATTCTTCAACGACAAGTTGTTTGGGGGTTTGGTGGCTTTGAATTCGCTGAGGAACAGCGGTGGTTTCGATCAGAGGGTGAAGGAAATGTTGAGTACGAAATGTCCATCGGATGATGCTGCACCCGCATCGCCTGTGTACGGATTTGATGATCAGGAGGAAGAATCGACGGACGAGATGGTTTCTATCGTTAAAGTGTTGAGGCAGAGATTGCCCATTCAGGACCGtctgatgaagatgaagattgttAAAAACTGCTTCTCTGGGAGAGAGATGGTGGAGGTCCTTATTAATCACTTTGACTGTGGCCGTAAAAAGGTATTACCTCAATTCTCAATTCTACTCTAATTCACTACCATTATCacctcattattattattttttagcttAAACGATAGAACTAtaaccttattattattatgtcatTACGTGGTTTGCGGCAtaccacatatatatatatatatatatttttttttttttttgaacttggAATGCCATAGATTTATATCTTTCATTTATAatatagttaaaattaaaatactttattctcaaaaaaaaaaaaaaaaaaatcaaaatatcctgatttttgttttatcaCGATATTACAacacttaattttattttttaaagtggAGATTGGTCCCACAAATGTGAGGTTTTTTGttatattactatatatatatatatatttgttaattgaatttaaattttattatatagttacaatttttaaaataaattatttagcTAATTTGGTAGGGCCTGTTAACCTGAGAATGCGGGATTTTGTTGAGGTCAACTTCAAATCAACAGACCAAATAAACCACCAAAGCAAGCTACTTTCATTATGCCTCCCCTGGTTACAAAATCACTATACTAAGTTTggcttattttatattttaaatttatattagaattttgataaatcttatgttatagtaaaaatatataaaatcaatagtagaatatatataattttacataaaaacacaaaaaataataataagaaatggctaatataattattatcaaattttatatgtagactagaacataaaaaaataaagaaaaagatgataaTAATAGGAGGGTAGATTTGTATTTGGAAGGATGATGAAGTCGGAGATAATACGCGTGTGCGTGTGCGTGTGTGTCATTTGCTTTGACgttgatattttaaatttgggttttgatattcAAAGTGTCCAAACGTAAACTGAAAACTGCCCGTAAGTAAAGTCGCTGACCAACAAAAGATCAAGAGTAGTATTGAATTGCCAAAGGCAAAGAGACGAAGCTGTCCTTTTACACAGACCAAGAGAAGTCTGTGTTTCCTATTGGCGACATCAATGATGACAACACACTGCGCGGCATGATAGCCGTGGATAACAACCTCGTTTACTGTAAGGGAATTAAAGTCATTAATTTATCAATTCATGATGGGACATTGGAGTTCATAATAATCTTCCTCTTATTATCATATTTAGACAGTGCCAGCCATGGTTTTACTTTTACTCTTTTTTGGTAGGGAATAGAGCCACGGTTGCACTTTCGCTTACTTTATTTATTGCCTACCTATGACCATGAGCAATGTTGTTGTTGCTTACAAATGTTGTTAGATTGTCTAATAATATATTCATATGggcttctttcttttattttttcttttttcttttttcttttttgccttttCTACATCTCTAGAttcacaaaaatattattaataatacatGATACAATTTTAGtgagataatattttttttaaaagtttatgaCAATTGTTGAGATATTGCGTGActggaaaaatattattttttgaactaatttttgttttagtcCTTAATTTCCTACCCAAATAAGAGCTTCCCTGAATTGTCCTACATTGCTACATAAGACTTAcccatataattttattattcggtctgatatttaattttttaataagtttcaaTCCGCGTTGCGGGTGATTATTAGTGGCCACTTGCCAATCTTTATAATGAGATTTCAATGGTGTATCCAATAAGAAATTATGAGGTCAATCCATCCCTTGAGATAATGATGACGATATAtttatacacacatacatactaATTAAGTAAAAATTAGTGTTAACCAAACTCTTGGAAAGACTATTAATTGTTAAAAAGAGTCTATGACTGGGTCCTCTCACTTAAATGGAAGTGGCTCTCTGATTGTTCAACTTTTGAACTTTGTACAGATTGGTTCCTAATTTATGAGTGGAGATATGGACCACATTTTTACCTTATATCAACCCAGGGGTTAAGAGTGAATGAGTCCCACTCCCACTCCTTAAAAAGTTTGAGAGGGTCCCAACTCCCAAAATACCATGATGGAGGACACTTTCAAATGTTGGCTCCTCCCCCCCATCCCCACACCAGCCCATACTCGTGAAAAAGTAAAACATGCATTGGTCAATGTCTTTGGCCTTTTGTGCTCTCTACCTTTGTCTACCAAGTTTCACCAGAGGAAACAATTTACTATACAACATTTTCTCTtcactatatatataacctTTGGTGAATTCTATCAATTATGTTTTTTGATTGACATCAAATGTTGAGGAATATCCTCAAGTTATACCCTAGTTGATAATGTCACACGTAGAATTCAAAATTGATGATTAGATCTTGAgggtttctttaatttttattttttatttggttctGTAGTTTTTTTATTCTAGCTATAGAGCTTTTTTCCTAATCTGGTTTTAACTTTATCGAATTGTTTGATTCTTAATCTGAGATTTTAACTagacttaaaagaaaaacaataaacatcATTGATTCATTGGGTGAGCATAACGTACTAGCTgctctaattatttttttcagagGGGAGGGTCCAGTAAGGTCATCATTGTTCAACATGCTAGACGTGATTTGTGATCTTACATGTACAGTTGTGTGTTGTCCTTAGCCTAGTTCTCTTTTGCTTTTCATGTTCAGCATAAACTAGGTCGAGCATTGCCTTAATGATATAGGCCACAATTTTCGGCCTTAGTCAATTTTGAAAAGTTCCAATTTACAAGAGATGATGATGCATGTCCATTTGGGTATAATTTATTTAgtcttttgttgaatttttttttttttttaaattgtgttaaagtatacttgtacctaaaaaaaaaagaaaggtaaaaaaagtaaagttttaaaaaactgtatataaaagttgaaaagtgaccttatAAGCTCAAACTGAACAAAAATGGTTCAAGTTTCCTTGATCTTATTCTTGGCTTTGGTAATTGTGATGCGCACCCAAACGGTACTATATACAATTGGGAGTGCAAAGAAAGCTGATACCTTTAAAGTAGGTGTTGCAATTTAAGGATGGTTGCTTTGTTCGAGTACTCTTCCTCTATGTGCACAAATTAGTATTAAGACTCCTTTGTATCTAATAATATGTAGAGAATCTCTATATATAGCAATATGGTAAGATTTGGGTTATAATGTCTGCAAACATTAACTGCCACACAGATCAATTTTAGGGAAACTGAGTACATGCACTAATGTTGCTATGTGCCATAGTTATGATTTGTTGTTCTGACTATATTTTCTGTAGCCACTTTCTctgtgaaaaaaagaaaaaagatatctAGGCTTGTCTCTCCTACATAAATGTCTAATGAATTTTGTGCTACAACAAATGTAGGCTGTTTACATTGGATTGCAGCTTGCCAGGAAGCATTTTATTCATCACGTTTTTGGGTAAGAACATGTCTGTTGGACTGGATCACttcaccaccccccccccccccccccaccacaaaaaaaagaaaagaaaaagaaactaagtACTTGTAGTATACCTTTTTAGCCAATCACAGGTTTCATTAATGGTTAGTTATTTCTGTAGGGAAAATGATTTTGAAGATGGGAACCATTTTTATCGTTTCCTTGAGCACGAACCATTTATTCCCAAATGCTTCAATTTCCGAGGATCTATAAATGACAGTGAACCAAAGCCTGCAACTATGATTGCGCAAAGGCTCACCAAGATAATGACTGCCATACTGGAGTCCTATGCCTCTGATGACAGGCGCCATGTTGATTATAAGGCCATCAGTAACAGTGAAGAATTTCGGAGGTACGCTCAATGTTCCTCTTGGATTTACTTTATTCCATctataatttcattttgttcTCCAATACTTAATAAGTTATGCAGCAATTAGCTTATATTGTCAATTTCTAATTTCATATATGTTAGGAATGCTGAGGAAAtgctttggtttttttatttttatttttattttttattaactttgaaGTCTGTTGTTACATATGTACATCCCCTTGGGGGCGCCCTCCCCAAAACCACAAACCAccaaaaaggagaagaaaatgtTTTACTTAACCAGTAGGTGGTAATGCAGACACTTCAACACCTTTTCATCTTAACTTTTGTGCTTACTTCGTAGACAACAAT
This genomic stretch from Quercus lobata isolate SW786 chromosome 3, ValleyOak3.0 Primary Assembly, whole genome shotgun sequence harbors:
- the LOC115982017 gene encoding uncharacterized protein LOC115982017 — encoded protein: MESTQLENIEISADSLKANDHGEARDEIEIEKREIPLVEEEEEEDDTDDITETSSSVTDKSSINNDDVVKILQPHSLLPKPEAPRGLSNPENNNNDNENDMSLIPGASSIGKFIRERSNEFSVAIVKRLSSLKENSNDDKDKDKDNENDVTQFDLSGLKVIVKHKNDMELKGRISFFSRSNCRDSTAVRRFFREKGLKYVEINIEVYPEREKELVERTGTSSVPQIFFNDKLFGGLVALNSLRNSGGFDQRVKEMLSTKCPSDDAAPASPVYGFDDQEEESTDEMVSIVKVLRQRLPIQDRLMKMKIVKNCFSGREMVEVLINHFDCGRKKAVYIGLQLARKHFIHHVFGENDFEDGNHFYRFLEHEPFIPKCFNFRGSINDSEPKPATMIAQRLTKIMTAILESYASDDRRHVDYKAISNSEEFRRYVNLAQELHRVNLLALSENEKLAFFLNLYNAMVIHAVIRIGCPEGAIDRRFFFSDFHYLVGGYPYSLNIINHGILRSNRRAPLSLLKPFGTGDKRLELAPAKVNPLVHFGLCNGTRSSPTVRFFSPEGVESELRCAAREFFQGDGMEVDLEKRTVYLTRIIKWCNVDFGNDKEILKWILNYLDATKSGLLTHLLGDGGPINIVYQDYNWSLNS